In Lysobacter luteus, a single window of DNA contains:
- a CDS encoding HPF/RaiA family ribosome-associated protein, producing MKVLLNTDNHVQGDEALAQHVEQVVTDALQRFGDQVSRVEVHLADTNGGKSGDNDKHCTMEARLEGRPPATVTAEAPTMRGAIGGASRKLQRLLESSLGKLAGY from the coding sequence ATGAAAGTCCTGCTCAACACCGACAACCACGTCCAGGGTGACGAAGCGCTCGCGCAGCACGTCGAACAGGTCGTCACCGACGCCCTCCAGCGCTTCGGGGACCAGGTGTCGCGGGTCGAGGTCCACTTGGCGGACACCAACGGTGGCAAGTCGGGCGACAACGACAAGCACTGCACGATGGAAGCGCGGCTGGAAGGCCGGCCACCGGCGACGGTAACCGCCGAGGCCCCCACCATGCGCGGCGCGATCGGCGGCGCGAGCAGGAAGCTGCAGCGGCTTCTGGAAAGCTCGCTGGGCAAACTCGCCGGCTATTGA
- a CDS encoding FKBP-type peptidyl-prolyl cis-trans isomerase: protein MEIADGRVAAIHYTLTNDAGEVIDKSAADAPLSYLQGAGNIIPGLEQALAGRKTGDSLTADIAPEQGYGPRHDGLIQVVPRSAFEGVDSVQPGMQFEARTAQGPLMVTVTKVDTEEVTVDGNHPLAGQNLHFDVQVADVREASEAELNQGHVDAA from the coding sequence ATGGAGATCGCCGATGGGCGCGTCGCCGCCATCCATTACACCCTGACCAACGACGCCGGCGAGGTCATCGACAAGTCCGCCGCCGACGCGCCGCTGAGCTACCTGCAGGGCGCGGGCAACATCATCCCGGGCCTGGAGCAGGCGCTTGCCGGGCGCAAGACCGGCGACAGCCTGACCGCCGACATCGCTCCCGAGCAGGGCTACGGCCCGCGCCACGACGGCCTGATCCAGGTCGTGCCGCGCAGCGCGTTCGAGGGTGTCGATTCGGTGCAGCCGGGCATGCAGTTCGAAGCGCGCACGGCCCAGGGCCCGCTGATGGTCACCGTGACCAAGGTCGACACCGAAGAGGTGACGGTCGACGGCAACCACCCGCTGGCCGGCCAGAACCTGCATTTCGACGTCCAGGTCGCCGACGTGCGCGAGGCGTCGGAAGCCGAGTTGAACCAGGGGCACGTCGACGCCGCCTGA
- a CDS encoding oxidoreductase-like domain-containing protein translates to MIASFPEGTSPEAAQSHDPPPRRPEEPDPNDCCGEGCVRCIYDVHDEALERYAKALAVWRERNPGVPLPKDPGGGT, encoded by the coding sequence ATGATCGCATCGTTCCCGGAGGGCACGTCGCCGGAGGCCGCGCAAAGCCACGACCCGCCACCCCGTCGCCCGGAAGAGCCCGACCCCAACGATTGCTGCGGCGAGGGCTGCGTCCGTTGCATTTATGACGTGCACGACGAGGCGCTGGAGCGATACGCAAAGGCGCTTGCCGTGTGGCGCGAGCGCAATCCGGGCGTACCGCTGCCGAAGGATCCGGGCGGCGGCACCTGA
- a CDS encoding flavohemoglobin expression-modulating QEGLA motif protein, with amino-acid sequence MPVSARPDECTARPLPPVAAQVDAHLASMDGEVDWLLALSPIHNDALWAEFEASGRTRVPPFQYIDPDLDLHAVRERLLALPVEEVESPLLSGLLSEKQRELDRQIELVRLRDTDGFINASLDLFGGVEPRLLELARRILDTVGPSVPLEAEAGIDEVLAAVEDELAWYREQSPDFFAEVVVDADLNSLMMVSHGKFFIDGDIRLPRARVQPLIQHEIGTHLVTRHNGSRQALQQLRVGLAHYDPLQEGLGVLGEYLAGYLPGERLRVLAARVVATDMAIHGEDVPAIFDLLHNTHGLPTEDAFDVAVRARRGGGLTKDAVYLSGLRDLVEYLADGGDFETLFTGKFALSHRVVLDQLIEEGWVVEPDLLPRYSTAADAAVRLERCRRTPVEHLFHSEPHNVARVPAPKETA; translated from the coding sequence ATGCCGGTGAGCGCACGGCCGGACGAATGCACCGCCCGCCCGCTGCCGCCGGTGGCGGCCCAGGTGGACGCGCACCTGGCCAGCATGGACGGCGAGGTCGACTGGTTGCTGGCGCTGTCGCCGATCCACAACGATGCGTTGTGGGCGGAGTTCGAGGCGAGTGGTCGCACGCGGGTGCCGCCGTTCCAGTACATCGACCCCGACCTCGACCTGCACGCCGTTCGCGAACGCTTGCTGGCGCTGCCGGTGGAGGAGGTGGAGTCGCCATTGCTCTCGGGCCTGCTATCGGAGAAGCAGCGCGAACTCGACCGGCAGATCGAGCTGGTACGGCTGCGCGATACCGATGGCTTCATCAACGCCAGCCTGGACCTGTTCGGCGGCGTCGAGCCACGGCTGCTGGAGCTGGCACGGCGGATCCTCGACACCGTCGGACCGAGTGTCCCGCTGGAGGCCGAGGCCGGGATCGACGAGGTGCTCGCCGCGGTCGAGGACGAGTTGGCGTGGTACCGCGAACAGTCGCCGGACTTCTTCGCGGAGGTCGTTGTCGATGCCGACCTGAACTCGTTGATGATGGTCTCGCACGGCAAGTTCTTCATCGATGGCGACATCCGCCTGCCGCGCGCGCGCGTGCAGCCGCTGATCCAGCATGAGATCGGTACCCACCTGGTGACCCGCCACAACGGGAGCCGCCAGGCGTTGCAGCAGCTGCGCGTGGGCCTCGCACACTACGATCCGCTGCAGGAAGGCCTGGGCGTGCTGGGCGAATACCTGGCCGGCTACCTGCCGGGCGAGCGCCTGCGCGTACTGGCCGCGCGGGTGGTCGCCACCGACATGGCCATCCACGGCGAGGACGTACCGGCCATCTTCGACCTGTTGCACAACACCCACGGGCTGCCGACCGAGGATGCGTTCGACGTGGCCGTGCGGGCGCGGCGCGGTGGCGGGCTCACCAAGGACGCGGTGTACCTCAGCGGCCTGCGCGACCTGGTCGAGTACCTGGCCGACGGGGGCGACTTCGAGACGCTTTTCACCGGCAAGTTCGCTCTCTCGCACCGGGTCGTGCTCGACCAGCTGATCGAGGAGGGCTGGGTCGTGGAGCCCGACCTGTTGCCGCGCTACAGCACCGCCGCCGACGCCGCCGTGCGGCTTGAACGCTGCCGCCGCACGCCGGTGGAGCACCTGTTCCACAGCGAACCCCACAACGTGGCACGTGTGCCCGCACCGAAGGAAACCGCATGA
- a CDS encoding N-formylglutamate amidohydrolase, with protein sequence MQSLQESSPQFFSRDEQLVLEQPSDDWDLVLGDGPVVATAIHDGHAMRDSLLPYLAFSEEERRRDEDPLTGMLAVVGDVRLTVRTSRFEVDLNRPRAKAISTNPADTWGLQVWKGPLPDAELERSLAIHDRFYAMVGSLMDEMIERWGCVLLLDIHSYNHRRDGADAEPAEPHRNPDIDLGVTTLDPRRWGRVADRFAEVLRGHEVGGRRPDVRENVRYEGGGHFPEWLYSTYGERVCAISLEYKKIYMDEWTAQADIAVVEQFRAGLQDAVDAVRGEFLACR encoded by the coding sequence ATGCAGAGCCTCCAAGAATCCTCGCCGCAGTTCTTCTCCCGCGACGAACAACTCGTCCTCGAACAACCTTCCGACGACTGGGACCTGGTGCTGGGTGACGGCCCCGTGGTGGCCACGGCCATCCACGATGGCCACGCCATGCGTGACTCGCTGCTGCCGTACCTGGCCTTCAGCGAGGAAGAGCGCCGCCGCGACGAGGACCCGCTGACCGGCATGCTCGCGGTCGTCGGCGACGTCCGCCTGACGGTGCGCACCTCGCGCTTCGAGGTCGACCTCAACCGTCCGCGCGCCAAGGCCATTTCCACCAACCCCGCCGACACCTGGGGCTTGCAGGTGTGGAAGGGGCCGCTGCCGGACGCCGAGCTGGAACGGTCCCTGGCCATCCACGATCGCTTCTACGCGATGGTCGGTTCGCTCATGGACGAGATGATCGAGCGCTGGGGCTGCGTGCTGTTGCTGGACATCCACAGCTACAACCATCGTCGCGACGGCGCGGACGCCGAGCCGGCCGAGCCGCATCGCAATCCCGACATCGACCTGGGCGTCACCACCCTTGACCCGCGCCGCTGGGGCCGGGTGGCGGACCGCTTCGCCGAAGTCTTGCGCGGGCACGAGGTCGGGGGTCGCCGACCCGATGTGCGCGAGAACGTCCGCTACGAGGGCGGAGGCCATTTCCCGGAGTGGCTGTACTCCACCTACGGCGAACGCGTCTGCGCGATCTCGCTGGAGTACAAGAAGATCTACATGGACGAGTGGACCGCGCAGGCCGACATCGCCGTGGTGGAGCAGTTCCGCGCGGGGTTGCAGGACGCGGTGGACGCCGTCCGCGGCGAGTTCCTCGCATGCCGGTGA
- the trhA gene encoding PAQR family membrane homeostasis protein TrhA, which produces MRPRTEGAVTVNDVGEELANALTHGLGAVAALAGGAVLITLAAVFGDGWQLAGAIVFGVCLLLLYLASTLYHSVSDPIAKARLKVLDHCAIYLLIAGTYTPFTLIGLRGPWGWGLFAGIWALAIAGVVFKLFYTGRFRLLSTLLYIAMGWLVLVAIKPLLDALDGWTLGWLLAGGACYTLGTFFYHRPSLRYSHAVWHLFVVAGSVCHYISVMAQVV; this is translated from the coding sequence ATGCGCCCCCGTACCGAAGGAGCCGTGACCGTGAACGATGTCGGCGAGGAACTCGCCAATGCACTGACGCATGGCCTCGGGGCGGTCGCGGCGCTGGCCGGCGGCGCGGTGCTCATCACGCTCGCGGCGGTGTTCGGCGACGGCTGGCAGCTGGCCGGAGCGATCGTCTTCGGCGTCTGCCTGCTGCTGCTCTACCTGGCGTCGACGCTGTACCACTCGGTGTCGGACCCGATCGCCAAGGCGCGGCTGAAGGTGCTGGACCACTGCGCGATCTACCTGCTGATAGCAGGCACCTACACGCCGTTCACCCTGATCGGCCTGCGCGGGCCCTGGGGCTGGGGGCTGTTCGCGGGGATCTGGGCGCTGGCGATCGCCGGCGTGGTGTTCAAGCTGTTCTACACCGGCCGGTTCCGGCTGCTGTCGACCCTGCTGTACATCGCGATGGGCTGGCTGGTGCTGGTGGCGATCAAGCCGCTGCTGGACGCGCTCGATGGCTGGACACTCGGCTGGCTGCTGGCCGGTGGCGCCTGCTACACGCTGGGAACATTCTTCTACCACCGGCCGTCGCTGCGCTATTCGCACGCGGTGTGGCACCTGTTCGTGGTGGCCGGCAGCGTCTGCCACTACATCTCGGTGATGGCACAGGTGGTCTGA
- a CDS encoding COG3904 family protein, with translation MLPLLLFCVALCACNQTPPVEEPVIIEATSGDGETNYGAVSVDEPPVPEPPADLATTTDWPEAMLESGEARISCEVDYETSGDGATLSDLGFEPMSETMAPCQETGVLRLSYSGKVATDFVTLVERVGVMADRMGLRNRILDIDSSGGQVEAAIRAGDLIAEAGWTIWVREDAVCHSSCVLVLAGGDNRLISGKVGVHRIIRLQSGATSRAELSQELQEVHANIEQYLARNGGAVALADMMMTVPNRSLRLLTTHELEEFGIVGINAAQDDLDRIRLARKCGEDFVRRRDNFFRSFDRKCARQDENLDAMNTCGLELRERFGFPDGKCRLDSPFSEFDQAIHASTSQASDADADSTPAG, from the coding sequence ATGCTCCCGCTCCTGCTGTTCTGCGTGGCGCTGTGCGCGTGCAATCAGACGCCGCCGGTCGAGGAACCGGTGATCATCGAGGCCACCAGTGGTGACGGCGAGACCAACTACGGCGCGGTCTCGGTCGACGAGCCGCCGGTCCCCGAGCCCCCTGCGGACCTGGCGACCACCACCGACTGGCCCGAGGCGATGCTGGAATCGGGCGAGGCGAGGATCAGCTGCGAAGTCGACTACGAAACTTCGGGTGACGGCGCGACCCTGTCCGACCTGGGTTTCGAGCCGATGTCGGAGACGATGGCGCCCTGCCAGGAGACTGGCGTCCTGCGGCTGAGCTACTCGGGCAAGGTCGCGACCGATTTCGTCACGCTGGTGGAGCGCGTCGGGGTGATGGCCGATCGGATGGGTCTTCGCAACCGCATCCTGGACATCGATTCGAGCGGCGGCCAGGTGGAAGCCGCGATCCGGGCCGGCGACCTTATCGCCGAGGCCGGCTGGACCATCTGGGTGCGCGAGGATGCGGTCTGCCACAGCTCGTGCGTGCTGGTGCTGGCCGGCGGCGACAACCGCCTGATCTCCGGCAAGGTCGGCGTGCACCGGATCATCCGCCTGCAGTCGGGCGCGACGTCGCGCGCGGAGCTCAGCCAGGAACTGCAGGAGGTCCACGCCAACATCGAGCAGTACCTGGCCCGCAACGGCGGCGCGGTGGCCCTCGCGGACATGATGATGACGGTGCCCAACCGCAGCCTTCGCCTGCTCACGACCCACGAGCTGGAGGAGTTCGGCATCGTCGGCATCAATGCTGCGCAGGACGACCTCGACCGCATCCGCCTCGCGCGCAAGTGCGGTGAGGACTTCGTGCGTCGCCGCGACAACTTCTTCCGCAGTTTCGACCGCAAGTGCGCGCGCCAGGACGAGAACCTGGACGCGATGAACACCTGCGGGCTGGAGCTGCGCGAGCGGTTCGGCTTCCCGGACGGCAAGTGCCGGTTGGACAGTCCATTCTCGGAGTTCGACCAGGCCATCCACGCCTCGACCTCGCAAGCCTCCGACGCCGACGCGGACAGCACGCCCGCCGGTTGA
- a CDS encoding sulfurtransferase produces the protein MILNVAAYHFTAVDNPQALAEEARARAVAAGLLGTVLVAGEGINLFLAGAGEAVRTWVDWLRAEPRFAGLVVKESYSRAQPFQRLKVKVKPELISFRRADASPLQGRAPTVAPADLARWIGQGCDDNGRRLVLLDTRNREEVGHGSFVGALTLPIDNFTELPAALVPHRDELADATVVSFCTGGIRCEKAALHLQADGMDNLLQLDGGILGYFEQVGGFGYDGRCFVFDGRVALDPALEPLIDGDGDEAMATG, from the coding sequence ATGATCCTCAACGTTGCCGCCTACCATTTCACCGCTGTCGACAACCCGCAGGCGCTGGCCGAAGAAGCCCGTGCGCGCGCCGTCGCGGCGGGCCTGCTGGGCACCGTGCTGGTGGCGGGGGAGGGCATCAACCTGTTCCTGGCCGGCGCTGGCGAAGCGGTCCGCACCTGGGTGGACTGGCTGCGGGCCGAGCCCCGGTTTGCCGGCCTCGTGGTGAAGGAGAGTTACAGTCGGGCCCAGCCGTTCCAGCGGCTCAAGGTCAAGGTCAAGCCCGAGCTGATCAGCTTCCGCCGCGCCGATGCCTCGCCGCTGCAGGGACGCGCGCCGACCGTGGCGCCGGCGGACCTTGCGCGCTGGATCGGGCAGGGCTGCGACGACAACGGACGACGGCTGGTCCTGCTCGATACCCGCAACCGCGAGGAGGTGGGCCACGGCAGCTTTGTGGGCGCGCTCACCCTGCCGATCGACAACTTCACCGAGCTGCCGGCGGCGCTGGTCCCGCATCGTGACGAACTGGCCGACGCCACCGTGGTCAGCTTCTGCACCGGTGGCATCCGCTGCGAAAAGGCCGCGCTGCACCTGCAGGCCGATGGCATGGACAACCTGTTGCAGCTTGACGGTGGGATCCTCGGCTACTTCGAGCAGGTCGGCGGGTTCGGCTACGACGGCCGCTGTTTCGTGTTCGACGGCCGGGTGGCGCTGGACCCGGCGCTGGAGCCGCTGATCGACGGCGACGGCGACGAGGCGATGGCCACGGGTTGA
- a CDS encoding trimeric intracellular cation channel family protein, which yields MDTLLIALDLLGTFVFAISGATVGVRNRLDLFGVLVLSFAAATSGGIMRDLLIGATPPVALVNWSYLVVACLAGLLTFRWFADIERLRNPVQVFDAMGLALFAVSGALKAIDFGLGPIAATLLGMLTGIGGGIARDVLVARTPVIFQAELYAVAAMAGAATVVAGHWLGWPAMPAVAVGAALCFGLRYMAIRHGWRLPVAQPRDS from the coding sequence TTGGACACCCTGCTGATCGCCCTCGACCTGCTGGGCACCTTCGTCTTCGCCATCTCCGGGGCGACCGTGGGCGTGCGCAACCGGCTCGACCTGTTCGGCGTGCTTGTGCTGTCGTTCGCGGCCGCCACCAGCGGCGGCATCATGCGCGATCTGCTGATCGGCGCCACCCCGCCCGTGGCGCTGGTCAACTGGAGCTACCTGGTGGTGGCGTGCCTGGCGGGGCTGCTTACGTTCCGCTGGTTCGCCGACATCGAGCGGCTGCGCAACCCGGTGCAGGTATTCGACGCGATGGGGCTGGCGCTGTTCGCGGTCAGCGGCGCGCTCAAGGCGATCGACTTCGGGCTGGGGCCCATTGCGGCCACGTTGCTCGGGATGCTCACCGGCATTGGTGGCGGCATCGCGCGCGATGTGCTGGTAGCGCGCACGCCGGTGATCTTCCAGGCCGAGCTGTACGCCGTCGCCGCGATGGCCGGGGCCGCCACCGTCGTGGCCGGGCACTGGCTCGGTTGGCCGGCAATGCCGGCGGTAGCCGTCGGCGCCGCACTGTGTTTCGGCCTGCGTTACATGGCGATCCGCCACGGTTGGCGGCTGCCGGTCGCCCAGCCGCGGGATTCCTGA
- the trxC gene encoding thioredoxin TrxC, with translation MSSDPLLVPCPQCAAMNRVPPERLGQSPTCGRCHGVLFTGAPLALTATDFDRHAVRGGVPVLVDFWAPWCGPCRTMAPQFEAAAAALEPGIRLAKVDTEAEPGLGARFGIRSIPTMVLLHRGRELGRQSGAMGSGQIVAWARSQLPR, from the coding sequence ATGAGCAGCGATCCCTTGCTGGTTCCATGTCCCCAGTGCGCAGCGATGAACCGCGTGCCCCCCGAGCGTCTCGGGCAGTCCCCGACCTGCGGTCGTTGCCACGGCGTGTTGTTCACCGGGGCGCCGCTCGCGCTCACCGCCACCGACTTCGACCGTCATGCGGTGCGCGGCGGGGTGCCGGTGCTGGTGGACTTCTGGGCGCCCTGGTGCGGGCCGTGCAGGACAATGGCGCCGCAATTCGAGGCGGCCGCCGCGGCGTTGGAGCCCGGTATCCGTCTGGCGAAGGTCGACACCGAGGCCGAGCCCGGCCTGGGTGCGCGTTTTGGCATCCGCAGCATTCCGACGATGGTGCTGCTTCACCGGGGTCGGGAGCTGGGGCGCCAGTCCGGTGCGATGGGCAGCGGGCAGATCGTCGCGTGGGCCCGTTCCCAGCTGCCGCGATGA
- a CDS encoding ATP-grasp domain-containing protein, with product MNAASATSAPIKLGFVVNDVATEKNNYTTIRLARTAVNRGHQVALIGLGDFIYDANGTVRARAHVPRESHYADDDALLADLQGPDAEIHRISVEDLDVLMLRSDPAEEVVERPWAPNSGLLFAQLAALKHVIVLNDPTHLTDASNKTYFQHFPEEVRPVTCITLDADEIKSFIQSHDGYGVIKPLQGSGGQSVFVVTPDSGANLNQMIEAVTRDGYAIVQEYLPKAVDGDLRLLTLNGRPLCVDGKYACFRRYNDSGDARSNITAGGKIDMAVPDEDALRLAEIVAPKLMRDGMYLAGLDIVGDKMMEINVDTPGGINMAEELTGVDFSGHIVSDLERKVRLRDQYNRTLTNNELAMM from the coding sequence ATGAACGCCGCATCCGCCACCTCCGCGCCGATCAAGCTCGGCTTCGTCGTCAACGACGTTGCGACCGAGAAGAACAACTACACCACCATCCGCCTCGCGCGCACCGCGGTGAACCGCGGGCATCAGGTCGCCCTGATCGGACTGGGCGATTTCATCTACGACGCCAACGGCACCGTGCGTGCCCGTGCGCACGTGCCGCGCGAATCGCACTATGCCGACGACGACGCGCTGCTGGCTGACCTGCAGGGCCCCGACGCCGAGATCCACCGGATCTCGGTTGAGGACCTGGACGTGCTGATGCTGCGCAGCGATCCGGCCGAGGAGGTCGTCGAGCGGCCGTGGGCGCCCAACAGCGGCCTGCTGTTCGCCCAGCTGGCCGCGCTCAAGCACGTCATCGTGCTCAACGACCCCACCCACCTGACCGACGCGTCCAACAAGACCTACTTCCAGCATTTCCCCGAGGAGGTCAGGCCGGTCACCTGCATCACCCTGGATGCCGACGAGATCAAGTCGTTCATCCAGTCCCACGACGGCTACGGCGTGATCAAGCCACTGCAGGGGTCGGGGGGGCAGAGTGTGTTCGTGGTGACCCCCGACAGCGGCGCCAACCTCAACCAGATGATCGAGGCGGTGACCCGCGATGGCTATGCGATCGTGCAGGAGTACCTGCCCAAGGCGGTGGACGGCGACCTGCGCCTGCTGACGCTCAATGGCCGGCCGTTGTGCGTGGATGGCAAGTACGCCTGCTTCCGTCGCTACAACGACAGCGGCGACGCGCGCAGCAACATCACCGCCGGCGGCAAGATCGACATGGCAGTGCCCGACGAGGACGCACTGCGCCTTGCCGAGATCGTCGCGCCCAAGCTGATGCGCGACGGCATGTACCTGGCCGGGCTGGACATCGTTGGCGACAAGATGATGGAGATCAACGTCGACACGCCGGGCGGGATCAACATGGCCGAGGAGCTCACCGGGGTCGACTTCAGCGGCCACATCGTCTCCGACCTGGAGCGCAAGGTGCGTCTGCGCGACCAGTACAACCGCACCCTGACCAACAACGAGCTGGCGATGATGTAG
- a CDS encoding tetratricopeptide repeat protein gives MTLTAIVGPGGARRALLAASLAVAVAGCATLNPDQDAPDFGASMAIARAHLEAGQADAAVVALGTAATLDRASKEPWLEMARIRESQGRHVDALAAAEQVLRRDPTDAAAHEITIASGLEVARRTLQRLLATEQPPDADQLATAQAIGTLMTQVFGPEFLVSDELRTQLAREAVARYKARRIEKLPEARQEAPKGDPLDLLGGD, from the coding sequence ATGACCCTGACCGCAATCGTCGGACCCGGAGGCGCGCGTCGCGCGTTGCTCGCTGCTTCGCTCGCCGTGGCGGTAGCCGGCTGCGCCACTTTGAACCCTGACCAGGATGCCCCGGATTTTGGCGCGTCGATGGCGATCGCCCGTGCGCACCTGGAGGCCGGCCAGGCCGATGCGGCGGTCGTTGCGCTGGGCACCGCGGCCACCCTCGACCGTGCAAGCAAGGAACCGTGGCTCGAGATGGCCCGCATCCGGGAGTCCCAGGGCCGCCACGTCGATGCGCTCGCGGCGGCCGAGCAGGTGTTGCGGCGTGACCCGACCGATGCGGCCGCGCACGAGATCACCATCGCGAGCGGGCTGGAAGTGGCGCGTCGCACGCTGCAACGGTTGCTTGCGACCGAGCAGCCGCCCGATGCCGACCAACTCGCTACGGCGCAGGCCATCGGTACGTTGATGACGCAGGTGTTCGGCCCGGAGTTCCTTGTGTCCGACGAGCTGCGCACACAATTGGCGCGCGAAGCGGTGGCCCGCTACAAGGCGCGGCGCATCGAGAAGCTGCCCGAAGCCCGCCAGGAAGCGCCCAAGGGCGATCCGCTCGACCTGCTCGGTGGCGACTGA
- a CDS encoding COG4315 family predicted lipoprotein, producing the protein MRNYQMSTLAAALLAIGLAGCDNNVETDDTLGATTPDTTMPDTMDDTMPADTMPDDSTALGGDMDPNSDPGTMADAGAIVAPTTLMVSTTGAPGPYLTDDDGRAIYFLEGDTDGSTCTGPCLELWPPVIAGDTTPGVDGDLKAGLLGTVERADGTTQLTYNGHPLYYYTRDTAAQVASGHDVTDDWGEWYLLAPDGTEVDDDVETN; encoded by the coding sequence ATGCGCAACTACCAGATGTCCACCCTTGCCGCCGCGCTGCTGGCCATCGGGCTGGCAGGCTGCGACAACAACGTCGAAACCGATGACACCTTGGGCGCCACCACGCCCGACACAACCATGCCGGACACGATGGACGACACCATGCCGGCCGACACCATGCCCGATGACTCGACCGCCCTGGGCGGCGACATGGACCCCAACAGCGACCCTGGCACCATGGCTGACGCCGGCGCCATCGTCGCCCCGACCACGTTGATGGTCAGCACCACCGGCGCGCCGGGACCGTACCTGACCGACGACGACGGCCGCGCGATCTATTTCCTCGAGGGCGACACCGATGGCAGCACCTGCACCGGTCCGTGCCTGGAACTGTGGCCACCGGTCATCGCGGGTGACACAACGCCCGGGGTGGATGGCGACCTGAAGGCCGGGCTACTCGGTACCGTCGAGCGCGCCGACGGCACGACCCAGCTGACCTACAACGGCCATCCGCTGTACTACTACACGCGCGACACGGCTGCCCAGGTCGCCAGCGGACATGACGTGACCGACGACTGGGGCGAGTGGTACCTGCTGGCTCCGGACGGCACCGAGGTCGATGACGACGTCGAGACCAACTGA
- a CDS encoding COG4315 family predicted lipoprotein, which produces MKPTPSPNTRFRAGRASVAGIALVLSMLAGCAQDAADHVDADDVQQAAADDIPGDERGPATPPGTGPDSTAGGTVEGTGQVATQSGVDRPDANTVSAATAGASSPYLVNGAGSALYFLEGDADGSGCVDHCIEAWPPALAAEVAPSAGDGVDATMLGTINRGDGSVQVTYDGHPLYRYAGDVGAGRTNGMNVRDKYGQWHLVGADGKPVAGEAAGTTAADE; this is translated from the coding sequence GTGAAACCGACCCCATCGCCGAACACCCGTTTCCGTGCCGGCCGTGCCAGCGTGGCGGGAATCGCGCTTGTGCTTTCGATGCTCGCCGGGTGCGCGCAGGACGCGGCCGACCACGTCGATGCCGACGATGTCCAGCAGGCCGCCGCTGACGACATCCCCGGCGACGAGCGTGGACCCGCGACGCCGCCCGGCACCGGGCCGGACAGCACCGCCGGCGGGACTGTAGAAGGCACCGGCCAGGTGGCGACGCAGAGCGGCGTCGACCGCCCCGACGCCAACACGGTCTCCGCCGCGACCGCCGGGGCGTCGAGTCCGTACTTGGTGAACGGAGCCGGGAGCGCGCTGTACTTCCTGGAAGGCGATGCCGACGGCAGCGGCTGCGTCGACCACTGCATCGAAGCCTGGCCACCGGCCCTCGCCGCCGAAGTGGCGCCGAGCGCCGGCGACGGAGTCGACGCGACGATGCTGGGGACCATCAACCGCGGCGACGGGTCCGTCCAGGTCACCTACGACGGCCACCCGCTCTACCGGTACGCGGGCGACGTGGGTGCGGGTCGTACCAACGGCATGAACGTCCGCGACAAGTACGGCCAATGGCACCTGGTGGGAGCTGACGGCAAGCCCGTAGCCGGCGAGGCAGCCGGGACGACTGCCGCGGACGAGTAG